One genomic window of Limanda limanda chromosome 16, fLimLim1.1, whole genome shotgun sequence includes the following:
- the c16h2orf69 gene encoding mitochondrial protein C2orf69 homolog — protein MTSVAATSSEPPPGLRAAASRDACSGSPLQRLPAVPGAPPSRVNDLLLLRRHSHNQGDPAPEEKSSRHVVFFHGDIQNFQEEMAVQPEGALWLSWSLEQVALTLGRRFPDQHVWVVRASRMYLHKFSCYRNFVESNMFGAPEYSPDFGAFRHLRALLSNGMERANLPNPLQPQGGADGIPSEFSLMLVGFSKGCVVLNQMLYELGGARADPQMSPFIKCLSAMYWLDGGHPGGSETWVTDKRVLKELAASGVSIHAHVTPYEVCDPMRAWVGREHGHFIKTLEEFGACPSKKLHFEEEQPSIENHFRVIQEF, from the exons ATGACCTCTGTCGCAGCGACATCCTCCGAGCCTCCGCCGGGGCTGCGAGCAGCGGCCAGCCGAGATGCGTGCTCCGGGAGCCCGCTGCAGAGGCTGCCTGCGGTGCCCGGAGCCCCCCCGAGCCGAGTGaacgacctgctgctgctgcggcgtCACTCACACAACCAGGGGGACCCGGCCCcggaggagaagagcagcaggcATGTGGTGTTTTTCCACGGAGATATACAG AACTTCCAGGAGGAGATGGCCGTGCAGCCTGAGGGAGCTCTGTGGCTCTCCTGGAGTCTGGAGCAGGTGGCCCTCACTCTGGGCAGACGGTTCCCCGACCAACACGTTTGGGTGGTCAGAGCCTCACGCATGTATCTCCACAAGTTCAGCTGCTACCGCAACTTTGTGGAGAGCAACATGTTCGGGGCACCAGAGTACTCACCTGACTTTGGAGCGTTTCGACATCTCAG GGCTCTACTGAGCAACGGCATGGAGCGAGCCAACCTTCCAAACCCCCTCCAGCCACAAGGAGGTGCTGATGGCATCCCCTCAGAGTTTTCACTGATGCTGGTTGGCTTCAGCAAAGGCTGCGTGGTGCTGAACCAGATGTTGTACGAGCTGGGCGGGGCCCGCGCTGACCCGCAGATGTCCCCTTTCATTAAATGCCTCTCTGCCATGTACTGGTTGGACGGTGGCCACCCGGGGGGCAGTGAGACCTGGGTGACAGACAAGCGGGTGCTGAAGGAGCTCGCTGCCAGTGGGGTGTCAATTCACGCCCATGTAACCCCTTATGAGGTGTGCGACCCAATGCGGGCCTGGGTGGGCCGCGAGCATGGACACTTCATCAAAACCCTGGAGGAGTTCGGGGCCTGTCCGAGTAAGAAGCTGCACTTTGAGGAAGAGCAGCCCTCCATCGAGAACCACTTCAGGGTCATCCAGGAGTTTTGA
- the ftcdnl1 gene encoding formiminotransferase N-terminal subdomain-containing protein: MASSSLGRRLVACLLNVSEARRKDLVETVATAALYNTEGARREGTTVLNIFNDHDYNRSVITIVASIDSIREAVLSACEKACGLIDMCAHKGVHPCMGAVDLIPIYPLGEEVRVEECAKEARAVAQGLIERVHGTTAFLFGWADSPLQRGLAQRRKDMGWFKKTTDLQVIQVDMGPQPQKRYGLTGVGASPYVMNCNVTIDTQDIAIGRSIATAIRTSTPGGVPGVQVLALPHEGAVEIACNVESVKGSLPTHMGADEPWPCFNIEGQPYYHAPASFITARVMELAGRQGVGTKGTALVGFTPHECRGLAELALSQGIAEFWKEKRRIRM, translated from the exons ATGGCGTCCAGCTCCTTAGGCAGACGACTGGTGGCTTGTCTCCTCAACGTTTCTGAGGCTCGCCGGAAAGACCTTGTGGAGACTGTGGCCACGGCAGCTTTGTACAACACCGAAG GTGCTAGACGAGAGGGGACCACAGTGCTGAACATCTTTAATGATCATGACTACAACCGCTCGGTCATCACCATTGTGGCCAGCATTGACTCCATCA GGGAGGCAGTTCTGTCTGCATGCGAGAAAGCCTGCGGGCTGATTGACATGTGCGCTCACAAAGGTGTGCACCCGTGCATGGGTGCTGTCGACCTCATACCCATCTACCCACTGGGGGAGGAGGTGCGAGTGGAGGAATGTGCTAAGGAGGCTCGAG ctgtggctcagggacTGATAGAGAGGGTCCATGGCACCACTGCCTTCCTGTTTGGCTGGGCAGACTCCCCCCTTCAGCGCGGGCtggcacagaggaggaaggacatgGGCTGGTTCAAGAAGACGACAGACTTGCAGGTGATCCAGGTTGACATGGGGCCGCAGCCACAGAAAAGATACGGCCTCACAG GCGTTGGGGCCAGTCCATACGTCATGAACTGCAATGTCACGATCGACACTCAGGACATCGCCATAGGACGTAGCATCGCCACAGCCATCAGGACGTCGACCCCTGGGGGCGTACCAGGGGTGCAGGTGCTGGCTCTGCCACATGAGGGTGCTGTGGAAATCGCCTGTAATGTCGAAAGCGTGAAGGGGAGCCTGCCTACTCACATGGGTGCAGATGAACCCTGGCCGTGTTTCAACATTGAAGGACAGCCTTACTATCATGCCCCGGCTTCTTTCATCACAGCAAGAGTCATGGAGCTGGCAGGGAGGCAGGGGGTTGGCACAAAGGGCACAGCGTTGGTAGGGTTCACTCCCCATGAGTGCAGGGGCTTAGCAGAGTTAGCACTGTCTCAAGGGATTGCTGAATTCTGGAAAGAGAAGCGCAGGATCCGTATGTAA